From Triticum aestivum cultivar Chinese Spring chromosome 4A, IWGSC CS RefSeq v2.1, whole genome shotgun sequence, a single genomic window includes:
- the LOC123082368 gene encoding uncharacterized protein, giving the protein MGADTCCLCTMVTPRISCAPQPSPSRHRRSRSKDAEAFQGALDGGLGIPHSDKRFAGFKKDKKQPGAEIHRKYIYEGHVADYMKVSWIHCPRGIIMPFLHSLGLSLLYT; this is encoded by the exons ATGGGCGCCGACACCTGCTGCTTGTGCACAATGGTGACTCCACGCATCTCCTGCGCCCCACAACCCTCTCCTTCCCGGCACAGGAGGAGCAGGAGCAAGGATGCCGAGGCGTTTCAG GGAGCTTTGGATGGTGGTCTTGGTATTCCACACAGTGACAAGAGATTTGCTGGCTTCAAGAAGGATAAGAAGCAGCCGGGCGCTGAGATTCACCGCAAATACATCTATGAAGGTCATGTTGCTGACTACATGAAGGTGAGTTGGATCCATTGCCCTCGTGGTATTATAATGCCATTTCTTCATTCCCTAGGGCTGTCGTTGTTGTATACATGA